The Arachis hypogaea cultivar Tifrunner chromosome 19, arahy.Tifrunner.gnm2.J5K5, whole genome shotgun sequence genome has a window encoding:
- the LOC112777841 gene encoding uncharacterized protein: protein MESGTPLSRLEDAYQQHRSEIAALQRGQIETIAQVVETQSRLGSVETSVKSIEKMLKESLKLKQAIPEHGESFDSAGSMGNLHLSQWPKGVRAELPIFNGEGVEEWTFRAREYFELCTVPEAWRVRLLSFHLTGPAYTWYRWCVNNGIMYTWEGFLEALSTRFGCNIFHDPKAALKDLQQHSTVTEYHSQFEDLSNQVTGLTEDWLVSLFTARLNDALKCELMLAKPKTYVEAVALAKLHEQKHSANSLNLRPHSHRAAGGTPTTLSPVRPPLLRPPSSSASLKSPVLEKGPPGSQSGSNTPHRRLTAAEIKQRREKGLCYYCDEKYSVGHKCKSSFLLLVGGEEMDELLHGWQTEMTNPEGDSASLGTPSPEKGVVEISFNAMVAVYHPETIRIAETCERNPVMVPLHMQGFGFRLETFILDIKGADIVLGAQWLMQLGDVTMNYLNLTIEFVVGGHTVKLQGERLFQPGAIGGRTLNKMVTADVIASFLHLRVLELNELEATPEQQDQQVQQVLEEYQEVFQERTELPPPREIEHQIHLQQGADPVNVRPYRYPHYQKEEIEKLVEEMLQAGVIRESHSAFSSPVLLVRKKDGSWRFCMDYRALNAITIRDKFPIPNIDEILDELGGAKYFSKIDLRSGYHQIIMCESDIPKTAFRTHLGHYEFIPVQGRTPVPLAHCPVSAATEPICCQTFEMCLLSNPSRISWSCGQRCRVQVDASKIAAIVEWPKPTSLKQLRGFLGLTGYYRRFVAQYAHLAAPLTDLLKQNSFHWNHLADLAFERLKAALTHTPVLAL, encoded by the exons CTTGAAGCTCAAGCAAGCGATACCGGAACATGGAGAGAGTTTCGATTCCGCAGGTTCTATGGGGAATCTCCATCTGTCGCAATGGCCGAAGGGAGTTCGGGCCGAGCTACCAATTTTTAACGGCGAGGGAGTGGAGGAATGGACCTTCCGAGCCAGGGAGTATTTCGAGCTTTGTACGGTACCAGAGGCGTGGAGAGTGCGGCTCTTGTCCTTCCACCTCACCGGCCCAGCATATACATGGTATCGATGGTGCGTAAATAATGGCATCATGTATACTTGGGAGGGATTCTTGGAGGCGCTAAGCACTAGATTCGGCTGCAATATTTTTCATGACCCAAAGGCAGCGTTGAAAGATCTTCAACAACATTCCACGGTCACAGAGTACCATTCCCAATTCGAAGATCTGTCCAACCAAGTCACGGGACTGACGGAGGATTGGCTAGTGTCACTCTTTACGGCTAGGTTGAACGATGCACTCAAGTGCGAGCTCATGCTTGCGAAGCCTAAGACATATGTGGAAGCGGTCGCCCTTGCCAAACTGCATGAGCAGAAGCATAGTGCAAATTCTCTCAATCTGCGACCACACAGCCACCGTGCTGCCGGAGGTACTCCTACCACTCTCAGCCCTGTTCGGCCACCATTGCTACGACCACCCTCATCATCCGCATCATTGAAGTCCCCAGTACTTGAAAAGGGACCCCCTGGCTCACAAAGCGGGAGCAATACTCCTCATCGTCGACTCACAGCTGCCGAGATTAAACAGCGGCGCGAGAAGGGACTTTGTTATTATTGTGATGAAAAGTATTCGGTGGGACATAAGTGTAAATCATCCTTTCTACTGCTGGTGGGAGGTGAAGAAATGGATGAGTTACTTCATGGGTGGCAGACCGAAATGACTAATCCAGAGGGAGACTCGGCCAGCTTGGGAACACCCAGTCCGGAGAAAGGCGTGGTGGAGATAAGCTTCAATGCCATGGTGGCAGTGTACCACCCAGAAACTATCAGAATCGCTGAAACCTGTGAAAGGAACCCAGTAATG GTGCCACTGCATATGCAAGGATTTGGATTCCGGTTAGAAACCTTCATTCTTGATATCAAGGGAGCCGATATTGTTTTGGGTGCACAATGGTTAATGCAATTAGGTGATGTAACAATGAATTACTTGAATTTAACAATAGAATTCGTGGTAGGGGGACATACTGTAAAGCTGCAAGGTGAGCGGTTGTTCCAGCCAGGGGCAATCGGAGGTAGAACTCTTAACAAGATGGTCACTGCAGATGTCATCGCTTCCTTCCTTCATTTAAGAGTACTGGAACTGAATGAACTTGAAGCCACACCAGAACAGCAAGATCAACAAGTGCAGCAAGTATTGGAAGAGTACCAAGAGGTGTTCCAAGAACGCACCGAATTACCTCCACCTAGAGAAATTGAGCACCAAATTCACCTCCAACAAGGAGCAGACCCGGTCAATGTACGCCCCTATCGTTACCCACACTATCAGAAGGAAGAGATTGAGAAATTGGTGGAGGAAATGCTACAAGCAGGGGTTATTAGAGAAAGTCACAGTGCTTTCTCCAGTCCAGTATTACTTGTACGCAAGAAGGATGGGAGCTGGCGTTTTTGCATGGACTACCGCGCATTAAATGCAATTACCATTAGGGATAAGTTTCCGATCCCAAATATTGATGAGATCCTTGATGAATTAGGTGGTGCCAAGTACTTTTCCAAGATTGACCTCCGTTCTGGCTACCATCAAATTATAATGTGTGAAAGTGACATTCCGAAAACAGCCTTTCGGACACACTTGGGACATTATGAGTTCATT CCGGTCCAAGGAAGAACACCTGTGCCACTTGCACACTGCCCTGTCAGTGCTGCAACAGAACCAATTTGTTGCCAAACTTTCGAAATGTGTCTTCTGTCAAACCCAAGTAGAATATCTTGGTCATGTGGTCAGCGGTGCCGGGTGCAAGTAGATGCTTCCAAGATAGCCGCCATAGTTGAATGGCCAAAACCAACCAGCTTGAAACAACTACGGGGTTTTCTCGGTCTCACTGGGTACTATCGACGCTTTGTAGCTCAGTATGCGCATCTTGCTGCCCCATTGACGGACCTGCTCAAGCAAAACAGCTTTCACTGGAATCATCTAGCTGACTTAGCCTTTGAGAGGCTTAAGGCTGCTCTTACTCACACCCCAGTACTTgccctctga